The proteins below come from a single Dermatophagoides farinae isolate YC_2012a chromosome 7, ASM2471394v1, whole genome shotgun sequence genomic window:
- the slo gene encoding calcium-activated potassium channel slo isoform X8: MLLLAYSEYDLYRDGQIPGRVGPLPTYSPDEAACLKDRKWWAFLLSSIFTFLAGIFIVLIYRFFEFIFSGVLFGSSSSSQQQQQSGGQGPGNKQQQQQQQQQQGHHGGNKDLLLESSSCDLKDLKSHSLTDSQPLIQQELGWMTEAKDWAGELISGQSTTGRILVVLVFLLSIASLVIYFLDASNTGPPGAGDSVEKCQKWNENPTQQVDLALNIFFMVYFFIRFIAASDKLWFMLELYSFVDYFTIPPSFVSIYVDRTWIGLRFLRALRLMSFPDILQYLNVLKTSSSIRLAQLVSIVVSVWLTAAGLIHLLENSGDPLNFDNGHFISYWECVYFLIVTMSTVGYGDIHCTTTLGRTFIVLFILVGLAVFASLVPEITELVGHPSKYAGNYQKNPAKKHIVVCGHITYESVSHFLKDFLHEDREDVDVEVVFLHRKPPDLELEGLIKRHFTTVAFFQGSVMNPIDLNRVKVHEADACLVLSNKYCQDPDAEDAANIMRVISIKNYSDDIRVIIQLMQYHNKAYLLNIPSWNWKRGDDVICVSELKLGFIAQSCLAPGFSTMMANLFAMRSFKTSPDTPQWQNDYLCGTGMEMYTENLSTAFVAMTFAQATELCFVKLKLLLLAIEVNNEDGQTQIVINPKGTIRIQQNTQGFFIAQSADEVKRALWFCKNCHEDVKDEKLIRKCKCKNLGAIFKKGVRVVQAVNSNVINRHSNTITTRLLDSTDHLHLIPPTSGSSTGGRRAARNGKHQLGNIAGQLTAAIGTKQQQQPNAHSPVKQSGITAIPGTATSQQQQPTGSSFGPQMHLAYEVKKLMPAAARPTDGGTSVSVAPSAGFIDSKDFDFEKTEMKYDSTGMFHWCPARPIEDCILDRNQAAMTVLNGHVVVCLFADPDSPLIGLRNLVMPLRASNFHYHELKHVVIVGNVDYLRREWKMLQNLPKISVLNGSPLSRADLRAVNINLCDMCVILSAKISSSDDPTLADKEAILASLNIKAMTFDDTIGVITNNAACPDPGSRIPGSSPPPLVVQRRGSVYGSNVPLITELVNDTNVQFLDQDDDDDPDTELYLTQPFACGTAFAVSVLDSLMSTTYFNANALTLIRSLITGGATPELELILAEGAGLRGGYSTLETLKNRDRCRAGQISLYDGPLAKYGESGKYGDLFVAALRQYGMLCIGVYRFRDTSGTAEASTKRYVITNPPNDLILIPSDMIFVLLQFDPGLEYYKDRSRGASRQLSSTSATSGAMGTNNLQSGSVVGGIGGGPVVVSQQQQQQQPQSQPPQSSQTSNILSSGVNTSMISNNPTMPTVAGQHGNIVTGQPPS, encoded by the exons ATGTTACTACTTGCCTATTCTGAATATGATCTATATCGTGATGGCCAAATACCTGGCCGTGTTGGTCCATTACCAACATATTCACCGGATGAAGCTGCTTGTCTTAAAGATCGTAAATGGTGGGCATTCTTATTGTCCAGtatatttacatttttagccggaatttttattgttttaatatatcgattttttgaattcatattCTCTGGTGTATTatttggttcatcatcatcatcacaacaacaacaacaatccggTGGACAAGGTCCCggtaataaacaacaacaacaacaacagcaacaacaacaaggtcATCATGGTGGCAATAAagatttattattagaatcatcatcatgtgatcTTAAAGATCTCAAATCACATAGCCTAACCGATTCACAACCATTAATACAACAAGAATTAGGATGGATGACCGAAGCAAAAGATTGGGCCGGTGAATTAATATCCGGCCAATCTACTACTGGCCGTATATTGGTCGTACTTGTATTCCTATTATCAATTGCATCATTAGTTATCTATTTTTTGGATGCATCCAA TACTGGTCCACCTGGTGCTGG TGATAGTGTTGAAAAATGTCagaaatggaatgaaaatccAACACAACAAGTGGATCTGGCATTGAACATCTTTTTtatggtttatttttttatacga tTTATAGCTGCTTCCGATAAACTTTGGTTCATGTTAGAGCTTTATTCATTTGTCGATTATTTCACTATTCCACCGTCGTTTGTGTCAATATATGTGGATCGTACTTGGATTG GTTTACGTTTTTTACGTGCACTACGTTTAATGTCATTTCCAGATATATTACAATATCTAAATGTAttgaaaacatcatcatcgatacgTTTAGCTCAATTAGTATCGATTGTAGTGTCGGTCTGGTTGACGGCAGCCGGTCTCATACATTTG CTCGAAAATTCTGGTGATCCattaaattttgataatgGCCATTTCATATCCTATTGGGAATGTGTATATTTTCTCATTGTTACCATGTCAACT gTCGGATATGGTGATATACATTGCACAACAACATTGGGTCGTacatttattgttttatttattctcgTTGGTTTG gCCGTATTTGCATCATTGGTACCCGAAATAACTGAACTAGTTGGCCATCCATCTAAATATGCGGGAAATTATCAGAAAAATCCAGCCAAAAA GCATATCGTTGTCTGTGGTCATATCACATATGAAAGTGTAAGCCATTTTCTAAAAGATTTTCTACACGAAGATCGTgaagatgttgatgttgaagtTGTATTTCTGCATCGAAAACCACCGGATCTGGAACTAGAAGGTCTGATTAAACGACATTTTACAACCGTAGCATTTTTCCAAGGTTCCGTAATGAATCCAATCGATTTGAATCGTGTCAAAGTACATGAAGCTGATGCATGTCTTGTATTATCGAATAAATATTGTCAAGATCCAGATGCAGAAGATGCGGCAAATATAATGCGTgttatttcaataaaaaattatagcGATGATATTCGTGTCATCATTCAGCTAATGCAATATCATAATAAAGCCTATCTATTGAATATACCATCATGGAATTGGAAacgtggtgatgatgttatcTGTGTTAGTGAATTAAAATTAGGCTTTATTGCTCAATCATGTTTAGCTCCTGGTTTCAGTACAATGATGGCCAATCTATTTGCAATGCGTTCATTTAAAAcg TCACCGGATACACCGCAATGGCAAAATGATTATCTTTGTGGTACCGGTATGGAAATGTATACGGAAAATCTGAGCACAGCATTCGTTGCAATGACATTTGCTCAAGCAACAGAATTATGTTTtgttaaattaaaattattattattagctaTTGAAGTGAATAATGAAGATGGCCAAACACAGATTGTGATCAATCCAAAAGGTACTATCCGTATACAGCAAAATACACAAGGATTTTTTATTGCACAAAGTGCCGATGAAGTTAAACG GGCACTTTGGTTCTGTAAAAATTGTCACGAAGATgttaaagatgaaaaattgattcgtaaatgtaaatgtaaaaatt TGGGCGcaatattcaaaaaaggCGTTCGTGTTGTACAAGCGGTCAATAGTAATGTTATTAATCGTCATTCAAATACGATTACCACAAGATTATTGGATTCTACTGATCATC TGCATCTAATACCACCTACATCTGGTTCATCTACTGGTGGTAGACGTGCAGCACGTAATGGTAAACATCAACTTGGTAATATTGCCGGACAATTAACTGCTGCTATCGGtactaaacaacaacaacaaccgaatgCACATAGTCCGGTAAAACAATCGGGAATTACAGCCATCCCTGGAACGGCAAcatctcaacaacaacaacctacTGGATCATCTTTTGGACCACAAATGCATCTAGCATatgaagtgaaaaaattaat GCCAGCTGCAGCACGTCCTACAGATGGTGGGACATCCGTATCGGTTGCACCATCAGCCggatttattgattcaaaagattttgattttgaaaaaactgaaatgaaatatgatTCAACCGGCATGTTTCATTGGTGTCCAGCTAGGCCAATTGAAGATTGTATATTGGATCGTAATCAGGCAGCAATGACCGTATTGAATGgacatgttgttgtttgtttgtttgccgATCCAGATTCACCATTGATTGGTTTACGTAATCTGGTTATGCCTTTAAG agcttcaaattttcattatcatgaacTGAAacatgttgttattgttggtaatgttgattatttacGTCGTGAATGGAAAATGTTACAGAATCTACCAAAAATTAGTGTATTGAATGGATCACCATTATCACGTGCTGATCTTCGTGCTGTTAATATCAATCTATGCGATATGTGTGTCATTTTATCGGCTAAAATATCATCTAGCGATGATCCAACATTGGCGGATAAAGAAGCCATTTTGGCTAGTTTAAATATCAAAGCAATGACATTTGATGATACGATCGGTGTTATTACGAATAATGCTGCTTGTCCTGATCCTGGATCACGAATACCGGGTagttcaccaccaccattagtTGTCCAAAGACGTGGATCTGTTTATGGTTCAAATGTTCCATTGATAACCGAATTAGTCAATGATACGAATGTACAATTTTtagatcaagatgatgatgatgatccggATACAGAATTATATCTGACACAACCTTTTGCTTGTGGTACAGCATTCGCTGTGTCCGTATTGGATTCATTAATGTCCACGACATATTTCAATGCAAATGCATTAACACTAATACGTTCTTTGATAACTGGTGGTGCCACCCCAGAACTAGAGCTAATTCTAGCTGAAGGTGCCGGTCTTCGTGGTGGTTATTCAACATTGGAAACGCTGAAAAATCGAGACCGATGTCGAGCTGGACAGATATCATTATATGATGGACCATTGGCTAAATATGGTGAAAGTGGCAAATATGGTGACCTATTTGTCGCTGCCTTACGACAATATGGAATGTTATGTATTGGTGTTTATAGGTTTCGTGATACATCTGGTACGGCTGAAGCATCCACAAAACGTTATGTAATAACAAATCCACCAAATGACCTTATACTCATACCAAGTGATatg atatttgttttgttacaATTTGATCCTGGTCTTGAATATTATAAAGATCGTAGCCGTGGTGCATCTagacaattatcatcaacaagcGCTACATCCGGTGCTATGGGAACCAATAATTTACAATCCGGTagtgttgttggtggtatTGGTGGTGGACCAGTAGTTgtatcacaacaacaacaacaacaacaaccgcaatcacaaccaccacaatcatcacaaaCATCGAATATATTATCATCGGGCGTAAATACATCAATGATATCTAATAATCCTACAATGCCTACAGTGGCCGGTCAACATGGTAATATTGTTACTGGACAGCCACCAAGTTGA
- the slo gene encoding calcium-activated potassium channel slo isoform X6, whose amino-acid sequence MLLLAYSEYDLYRDGQIPGRVGPLPTYSPDEAACLKDRKWWAFLLSSIFTFLAGIFIVLIYRFFEFIFSGVLFGSSSSSQQQQQSGGQGPGNKQQQQQQQQQQGHHGGNKDLLLESSSCDLKDLKSHSLTDSQPLIQQELGWMTEAKDWAGELISGQSTTGRILVVLVFLLSIASLVIYFLDASNTGPPGAGDSVEKCQKWNENPTQQVDLALNIFFMVYFFIRFIAASDKLWFMLELYSFVDYFTIPPSFVSIYVDRTWIGLRFLRALRLMSFPDILQYLNVLKTSSSIRLAQLVSIVVSVWLTAAGLIHLLENSGDPLNFDNGHFISYWECVYFLIVTMSTVGYGDIHCTTTLGRTFIVLFILVGLAVFASLVPEITELVGHPSKYAGNYQKNPAKKHIVVCGHITYESVSHFLKDFLHEDREDVDVEVVFLHRKPPDLELEGLIKRHFTTVAFFQGSVMNPIDLNRVKVHEADACLVLSNKYCQDPDAEDAANIMRVISIKNYSDDIRVIIQLMQYHNKAYLLNIPSWNWKRGDDVICVSELKLGFIAQSCLAPGFSTMMANLFAMRSFKTSPDTPQWQNDYLCGTGMEMYTENLSTAFVAMTFAQATELCFVKLKLLLLAIEVNNEDGQTQIVINPKGTIRIQQNTQGFFIAQSADEVKRALWFCKNCHEDVKDEKLIRKCKCKNLGAIFKKGVRVVQAVNSNVINRHSNTITTRLLDSTDHPDGFGDPSESMHLIPPTSGSSTGGRRAARNGKHQLGNIAGQLTAAIGTKQQQQPNAHSPVKQSGITAIPGTATSQQQQPTGSSFGPQMHLAYEVKKLMPAAARPTDGGTSVSVAPSAGFIDSKDFDFEKTEMKYDSTGMFHWCPARPIEDCILDRNQAAMTVLNGHVVVCLFADPDSPLIGLRNLVMPLRASNFHYHELKHVVIVGNVDYLRREWKMLQNLPKISVLNGSPLSRADLRAVNINLCDMCVILSAKISSSDDPTLADKEAILASLNIKAMTFDDTIGVITNNAACPDPGSRIPGSSPPPLVVQRRGSVYGSNVPLITELVNDTNVQFLDQDDDDDPDTELYLTQPFACGTAFAVSVLDSLMSTTYFNANALTLIRSLITGGATPELELILAEGAGLRGGYSTLETLKNRDRCRAGQISLYDGPLAKYGESGKYGDLFVAALRQYGMLCIGVYRFRDTSGTAEASTKRYVITNPPNDLILIPSDMIFVLLQFDPGLEYYKDRSRGASRQLSSTSATSGAMGTNNLQSGSVVGGIGGGPVVVSQQQQQQQPQSQPPQSSQTSNILSSGVNTSMISNNPTMPTVAGQHGNIVTGQPPS is encoded by the exons ATGTTACTACTTGCCTATTCTGAATATGATCTATATCGTGATGGCCAAATACCTGGCCGTGTTGGTCCATTACCAACATATTCACCGGATGAAGCTGCTTGTCTTAAAGATCGTAAATGGTGGGCATTCTTATTGTCCAGtatatttacatttttagccggaatttttattgttttaatatatcgattttttgaattcatattCTCTGGTGTATTatttggttcatcatcatcatcacaacaacaacaacaatccggTGGACAAGGTCCCggtaataaacaacaacaacaacaacagcaacaacaacaaggtcATCATGGTGGCAATAAagatttattattagaatcatcatcatgtgatcTTAAAGATCTCAAATCACATAGCCTAACCGATTCACAACCATTAATACAACAAGAATTAGGATGGATGACCGAAGCAAAAGATTGGGCCGGTGAATTAATATCCGGCCAATCTACTACTGGCCGTATATTGGTCGTACTTGTATTCCTATTATCAATTGCATCATTAGTTATCTATTTTTTGGATGCATCCAA TACTGGTCCACCTGGTGCTGG TGATAGTGTTGAAAAATGTCagaaatggaatgaaaatccAACACAACAAGTGGATCTGGCATTGAACATCTTTTTtatggtttatttttttatacga tTTATAGCTGCTTCCGATAAACTTTGGTTCATGTTAGAGCTTTATTCATTTGTCGATTATTTCACTATTCCACCGTCGTTTGTGTCAATATATGTGGATCGTACTTGGATTG GTTTACGTTTTTTACGTGCACTACGTTTAATGTCATTTCCAGATATATTACAATATCTAAATGTAttgaaaacatcatcatcgatacgTTTAGCTCAATTAGTATCGATTGTAGTGTCGGTCTGGTTGACGGCAGCCGGTCTCATACATTTG CTCGAAAATTCTGGTGATCCattaaattttgataatgGCCATTTCATATCCTATTGGGAATGTGTATATTTTCTCATTGTTACCATGTCAACT gTCGGATATGGTGATATACATTGCACAACAACATTGGGTCGTacatttattgttttatttattctcgTTGGTTTG gCCGTATTTGCATCATTGGTACCCGAAATAACTGAACTAGTTGGCCATCCATCTAAATATGCGGGAAATTATCAGAAAAATCCAGCCAAAAA GCATATCGTTGTCTGTGGTCATATCACATATGAAAGTGTAAGCCATTTTCTAAAAGATTTTCTACACGAAGATCGTgaagatgttgatgttgaagtTGTATTTCTGCATCGAAAACCACCGGATCTGGAACTAGAAGGTCTGATTAAACGACATTTTACAACCGTAGCATTTTTCCAAGGTTCCGTAATGAATCCAATCGATTTGAATCGTGTCAAAGTACATGAAGCTGATGCATGTCTTGTATTATCGAATAAATATTGTCAAGATCCAGATGCAGAAGATGCGGCAAATATAATGCGTgttatttcaataaaaaattatagcGATGATATTCGTGTCATCATTCAGCTAATGCAATATCATAATAAAGCCTATCTATTGAATATACCATCATGGAATTGGAAacgtggtgatgatgttatcTGTGTTAGTGAATTAAAATTAGGCTTTATTGCTCAATCATGTTTAGCTCCTGGTTTCAGTACAATGATGGCCAATCTATTTGCAATGCGTTCATTTAAAAcg TCACCGGATACACCGCAATGGCAAAATGATTATCTTTGTGGTACCGGTATGGAAATGTATACGGAAAATCTGAGCACAGCATTCGTTGCAATGACATTTGCTCAAGCAACAGAATTATGTTTtgttaaattaaaattattattattagctaTTGAAGTGAATAATGAAGATGGCCAAACACAGATTGTGATCAATCCAAAAGGTACTATCCGTATACAGCAAAATACACAAGGATTTTTTATTGCACAAAGTGCCGATGAAGTTAAACG GGCACTTTGGTTCTGTAAAAATTGTCACGAAGATgttaaagatgaaaaattgattcgtaaatgtaaatgtaaaaatt TGGGCGcaatattcaaaaaaggCGTTCGTGTTGTACAAGCGGTCAATAGTAATGTTATTAATCGTCATTCAAATACGATTACCACAAGATTATTGGATTCTACTGATCATC CAGATGGTTTTGGTGATCCAAGTGAAAGCA TGCATCTAATACCACCTACATCTGGTTCATCTACTGGTGGTAGACGTGCAGCACGTAATGGTAAACATCAACTTGGTAATATTGCCGGACAATTAACTGCTGCTATCGGtactaaacaacaacaacaaccgaatgCACATAGTCCGGTAAAACAATCGGGAATTACAGCCATCCCTGGAACGGCAAcatctcaacaacaacaacctacTGGATCATCTTTTGGACCACAAATGCATCTAGCATatgaagtgaaaaaattaat GCCAGCTGCAGCACGTCCTACAGATGGTGGGACATCCGTATCGGTTGCACCATCAGCCggatttattgattcaaaagattttgattttgaaaaaactgaaatgaaatatgatTCAACCGGCATGTTTCATTGGTGTCCAGCTAGGCCAATTGAAGATTGTATATTGGATCGTAATCAGGCAGCAATGACCGTATTGAATGgacatgttgttgtttgtttgtttgccgATCCAGATTCACCATTGATTGGTTTACGTAATCTGGTTATGCCTTTAAG agcttcaaattttcattatcatgaacTGAAacatgttgttattgttggtaatgttgattatttacGTCGTGAATGGAAAATGTTACAGAATCTACCAAAAATTAGTGTATTGAATGGATCACCATTATCACGTGCTGATCTTCGTGCTGTTAATATCAATCTATGCGATATGTGTGTCATTTTATCGGCTAAAATATCATCTAGCGATGATCCAACATTGGCGGATAAAGAAGCCATTTTGGCTAGTTTAAATATCAAAGCAATGACATTTGATGATACGATCGGTGTTATTACGAATAATGCTGCTTGTCCTGATCCTGGATCACGAATACCGGGTagttcaccaccaccattagtTGTCCAAAGACGTGGATCTGTTTATGGTTCAAATGTTCCATTGATAACCGAATTAGTCAATGATACGAATGTACAATTTTtagatcaagatgatgatgatgatccggATACAGAATTATATCTGACACAACCTTTTGCTTGTGGTACAGCATTCGCTGTGTCCGTATTGGATTCATTAATGTCCACGACATATTTCAATGCAAATGCATTAACACTAATACGTTCTTTGATAACTGGTGGTGCCACCCCAGAACTAGAGCTAATTCTAGCTGAAGGTGCCGGTCTTCGTGGTGGTTATTCAACATTGGAAACGCTGAAAAATCGAGACCGATGTCGAGCTGGACAGATATCATTATATGATGGACCATTGGCTAAATATGGTGAAAGTGGCAAATATGGTGACCTATTTGTCGCTGCCTTACGACAATATGGAATGTTATGTATTGGTGTTTATAGGTTTCGTGATACATCTGGTACGGCTGAAGCATCCACAAAACGTTATGTAATAACAAATCCACCAAATGACCTTATACTCATACCAAGTGATatg atatttgttttgttacaATTTGATCCTGGTCTTGAATATTATAAAGATCGTAGCCGTGGTGCATCTagacaattatcatcaacaagcGCTACATCCGGTGCTATGGGAACCAATAATTTACAATCCGGTagtgttgttggtggtatTGGTGGTGGACCAGTAGTTgtatcacaacaacaacaacaacaacaaccgcaatcacaaccaccacaatcatcacaaaCATCGAATATATTATCATCGGGCGTAAATACATCAATGATATCTAATAATCCTACAATGCCTACAGTGGCCGGTCAACATGGTAATATTGTTACTGGACAGCCACCAAGTTGA